From Nitrospinota bacterium, a single genomic window includes:
- the ispF gene encoding 2-C-methyl-D-erythritol 2,4-cyclodiphosphate synthase — translation MRIGIGYDVHRLVDGRKLVLGGVVIPYEKGLLGHSDADTLLHSICDAILGALCEGDIGKHFPDDNPEYKDIPSLELLKEVAQIMRSKGFMINNIDSIVVAQRPKINSYVPEIKQNIGNILDIDIDKINIKATTTEGLGFIGKGEGISAYSVVSLIEI, via the coding sequence ATGCGTATCGGTATAGGATATGATGTTCATAGATTAGTTGATGGCAGGAAGTTAGTATTGGGAGGTGTGGTAATACCTTATGAAAAAGGTCTTTTAGGGCATTCAGACGCAGACACACTCCTACATTCTATCTGTGATGCAATCCTGGGTGCTCTCTGCGAAGGGGATATCGGAAAGCACTTTCCTGATGACAATCCAGAGTATAAGGATATACCCAGTCTAGAGTTGCTGAAAGAGGTAGCGCAAATAATGAGATCAAAAGGATTTATGATAAATAATATCGATTCAATTGTTGTTGCACAAAGACCCAAGATAAACAGTTATGTTCCAGAAATAAAGCAGAACATTGGCAATATTCTAGATATAGATATAGATAAAATTAACATTAAAGCCACAACTACTGAAGGGCTTGGTTTTATAGGAAAGGGAGAAGGTATTTCTGCCTATTCAGTAGTATCTTTAATAGAGATTTGA
- the ispD gene encoding 2-C-methyl-D-erythritol 4-phosphate cytidylyltransferase — MRIAAIIPAAGTGRRFEKSFPKQFLSLREKPILTHTIQKIHDCDQINEIFLIVSKDKIKYCREEIVRKNNFSKIKKIVTGGRERQDSVYNGIKELDSDTDLVVIHDGVRPFVSSQIFLDVIEEAREYGAATVAVPEVDTIKEVSPEGMVIRTLNREHIWKALTPQAFKFDILKKAFEKAFKEGYYATDDASIVEWAGYQVKIVKGSPYNIKITTQEDLALGETMLRIRSNKLP, encoded by the coding sequence ATGAGAATCGCAGCAATTATTCCTGCTGCTGGTACGGGGAGGAGATTCGAAAAGTCTTTTCCAAAGCAATTTTTATCTTTAAGAGAAAAACCGATCTTAACTCATACCATTCAGAAAATCCATGACTGTGATCAAATAAATGAAATCTTTTTAATCGTTTCCAAAGATAAAATTAAATATTGTAGAGAAGAGATCGTCAGAAAAAATAATTTTAGTAAGATTAAAAAGATAGTTACTGGTGGGAGAGAGAGACAGGACTCGGTCTATAATGGGATTAAAGAGTTAGATAGTGATACTGATTTAGTTGTAATCCATGATGGTGTGAGGCCTTTTGTAAGTTCTCAGATATTTTTAGATGTGATTGAAGAGGCAAGGGAATATGGTGCAGCTACAGTCGCTGTTCCGGAGGTTGATACAATCAAGGAGGTATCACCTGAAGGTATGGTTATCAGAACCCTGAATCGGGAACATATCTGGAAAGCTCTAACCCCTCAAGCCTTCAAATTTGATATACTTAAAAAGGCCTTTGAAAAGGCCTTTAAGGAAGGATATTATGCAACAGACGATGCCTCTATCGTTGAATGGGCTGGATATCAGGTAAAGATTGTAAAGGGGTCTCCCTATAATATAAAGATCACCACACAAGAAGATCTTGCATTAGGGGAAACCATGCTTAGAATCCGATCAAATAAATTACCTTAA
- a CDS encoding PIN domain-containing protein — protein sequence MGINFFRFVLIIIFAGGGYFIGCQIDKTDNIISLIGLGVGFTLAIFVILLEKNFVRVSHRVILGGLLGFILGLFIANLLIFTFSSLNITNPLLNKVIPIFFSTVFGYIGLVLGIKKSKELEMTGFKKMFQTGIDEENIKILDTSVIIDGRIADIAETSFLEGVLMIPQFVLNELQQIADSPDSLKRNRGRRGLDILQKMQKNVDINLKIIDQDFPKIKEVDAKLVALGKMLGGKVITNDFNLNKVAELQGVTVLNINQLANALKPVVLPGEVMNVYILKEGKEYGQGVAYLDDGTMVVVDNAKRHIGQNLEVLVTSVLQTTAGRMIFTKPKEEVTKEEVV from the coding sequence ATGGGAATTAACTTTTTTCGATTTGTTTTAATCATAATTTTTGCAGGGGGGGGTTATTTTATTGGTTGTCAGATTGATAAAACGGATAATATCATTTCATTGATTGGTTTAGGTGTAGGCTTTACCCTTGCAATCTTTGTTATATTATTAGAAAAGAATTTTGTCAGAGTGTCGCACCGAGTTATTCTTGGAGGATTATTAGGTTTTATCTTAGGCCTTTTTATTGCAAATCTTCTAATCTTTACCTTTTCTTCTCTTAATATAACTAACCCTCTTCTTAATAAGGTTATCCCTATATTTTTCAGTACCGTTTTTGGTTATATTGGATTGGTTTTAGGGATAAAAAAGTCTAAAGAGCTTGAGATGACAGGATTTAAGAAGATGTTTCAAACTGGAATAGATGAAGAAAATATAAAGATTCTCGATACCAGTGTTATCATTGATGGTCGCATTGCTGATATTGCTGAAACCAGTTTTTTAGAGGGTGTCTTAATGATTCCACAATTTGTTTTAAATGAACTTCAACAGATTGCAGATTCACCAGATTCTTTGAAGCGGAATAGAGGAAGAAGAGGACTCGATATCCTTCAAAAGATGCAGAAGAATGTAGATATAAATTTGAAGATTATTGATCAGGATTTTCCAAAGATAAAAGAGGTAGATGCAAAACTGGTTGCTTTGGGTAAAATGCTGGGAGGAAAGGTAATCACAAATGATTTCAACTTAAATAAGGTAGCAGAATTACAGGGTGTTACTGTTTTAAATATAAATCAATTGGCCAATGCATTAAAGCCTGTTGTCTTACCTGGAGAAGTAATGAATGTTTATATTTTGAAAGAAGGGAAAGAATACGGCCAGGGAGTTGCATACCTCGATGACGGAACAATGGTTGTTGTGGATAATGCAAAAAGGCATATAGGTCAAAACTTAGAAGTTTTAGTAACCAGTGTTTTACAGACAACTGCTGGAAGAATGATATTTACAAAACCTAAAGAGGAGGTTACAAAAGAGGAGGTTGTCTAA
- the radA gene encoding DNA repair protein RadA has product MSKEKTYFLCQACGYKSQKWLGRCPGCDEWNTLVEEKELVTTSLRKSYRFLESDKKGPTPITDIDKSFNKRLSSEILEFDRVLGGGVVPGSVVLVGGDPGIGKSTLLLQAMGRIAKKGGRILYVSGEESFSQIRLRGERLNTLSENLFILSETSFEEIIKEVKRFKPLFLVIDSIQTIYTEELQSAPGSISQVRDVSSKLMFLSKAIGISTLIIGHVTKDGAIAGPKVLEHIVDTVLYFEGERNYPYRILRAVKNRFGSTNEIGVFSMEREGLKEISNPSEAFLLKRSENVPGSVIVPSMEGSRPIMVEIQTLVSPSILQIPRRMTIGLDYNRVSLLIAILEKRIGFRIHNQDIFVNLAGGVKIYEPAIDLGIIIAIASSFKNKPVDSDTIVVGEVGLGGEVRNVSHIERRINESERLGFKRCLIPQKGALKEKKGSAEIIPVENVHQAIEILL; this is encoded by the coding sequence ATGTCAAAAGAAAAGACCTATTTTCTTTGTCAAGCGTGTGGATATAAGAGTCAAAAATGGCTGGGAAGGTGTCCTGGTTGTGATGAGTGGAATACTTTAGTAGAAGAAAAAGAACTGGTAACCACGTCCTTAAGAAAAAGTTATCGATTCCTTGAGTCAGATAAAAAAGGACCTACTCCAATAACAGATATAGATAAAAGCTTCAATAAGAGGCTCTCTTCTGAGATTTTAGAATTTGATAGGGTTTTGGGAGGAGGGGTTGTTCCTGGCTCGGTGGTACTGGTTGGTGGAGATCCTGGAATTGGAAAATCTACCCTTCTTCTTCAAGCAATGGGAAGAATTGCTAAAAAAGGGGGTAGAATTCTCTATGTTTCTGGGGAAGAGTCTTTTAGTCAAATAAGACTTCGTGGAGAGAGGCTAAATACCCTGTCAGAGAATCTCTTTATCCTTTCAGAGACAAGCTTTGAAGAAATAATAAAAGAGGTTAAAAGGTTTAAACCATTATTTTTGGTTATTGATTCAATCCAAACAATTTATACTGAAGAACTTCAATCAGCACCGGGGAGTATTTCTCAAGTTAGGGATGTATCTTCAAAGCTAATGTTTTTATCTAAAGCAATAGGGATTTCTACACTTATTATAGGCCATGTTACAAAAGATGGTGCTATTGCCGGACCAAAGGTTTTGGAGCATATTGTTGATACGGTGTTGTATTTTGAAGGGGAGAGAAATTATCCTTATCGAATATTAAGAGCTGTTAAGAACCGTTTTGGTTCTACAAATGAGATTGGAGTATTCTCTATGGAGAGAGAGGGCCTCAAGGAGATTTCAAATCCATCTGAGGCATTTTTGCTTAAACGTTCCGAGAATGTTCCTGGGTCTGTAATTGTACCAAGTATGGAAGGGAGCAGGCCCATCATGGTCGAGATTCAGACATTGGTCTCCCCATCAATATTACAGATACCAAGAAGGATGACAATAGGCCTAGATTATAATAGGGTCTCACTATTGATAGCCATTTTAGAAAAAAGGATCGGATTTAGAATCCATAATCAGGATATTTTTGTAAATTTAGCTGGGGGAGTTAAAATCTATGAGCCTGCGATCGATCTTGGAATAATTATTGCGATTGCTTCAAGTTTTAAGAATAAACCTGTAGATTCAGATACCATAGTTGTTGGAGAAGTTGGCTTAGGGGGAGAGGTAAGGAATGTTTCTCATATTGAAAGAAGGATAAATGAATCTGAAAGATTGGGTTTTAAAAGATGCCTTATTCCCCAAAAAGGAGCATTAAAAGAAAAAAAGGGCTCAGCAGAGATCATTCCAGTAGAAAACGTCCATCAAGCTATTGAAATCCTTCTCTAA
- the moaC gene encoding cyclic pyranopterin monophosphate synthase MoaC, giving the protein MKKFTHFDEEGRSKMVDVSEKKVTKREAVAKGRVKMQAETLKMIMEGRIKKGDVLDVARVAGIMGAKKTSDFIPMCHPLEITGIDIDFKPSIENCDIEIESRVKVIGRTGVEMEALTSVSVAALTIYDMCKAVDKNMVISDIRLEEKRGGKSGEYIRRKS; this is encoded by the coding sequence ATGAAAAAATTCACACACTTTGACGAAGAGGGAAGGTCAAAAATGGTAGATGTGAGTGAGAAAAAGGTTACAAAGAGAGAGGCTGTGGCAAAGGGGAGAGTAAAAATGCAGGCCGAAACTCTCAAGATGATAATGGAAGGAAGAATTAAAAAGGGAGATGTACTGGATGTGGCCAGAGTAGCTGGAATCATGGGGGCAAAAAAGACATCAGATTTCATACCGATGTGCCATCCTTTAGAGATTACAGGTATAGATATAGATTTTAAACCTTCGATTGAGAATTGTGATATAGAAATAGAGTCTAGGGTAAAGGTGATTGGGAGGACTGGTGTAGAGATGGAAGCCCTAACATCGGTTTCTGTAGCAGCTTTGACTATATATGATATGTGCAAGGCCGTGGATAAGAATATGGTGATTTCGGATATAAGACTCGAAGAAAAAAGAGGGGGTAAGAGTGGTGAGTATATCAGAAGGAAATCTTAG
- a CDS encoding NifU family protein, translated as MKEKVEKVLETIRPALQADGGDVELVDVVDGVVKVRLRGACSGCPSAQITLKMGIEQSLKEQIPEIKSVESV; from the coding sequence ATGAAAGAAAAGGTTGAAAAGGTATTAGAGACTATACGTCCAGCCCTTCAGGCAGATGGTGGTGATGTTGAGCTAGTAGATGTGGTTGATGGTGTAGTAAAGGTAAGGCTTCGGGGTGCTTGTTCTGGATGCCCAAGCGCTCAGATTACTCTTAAGATGGGTATTGAACAGAGCCTAAAAGAACAAATACCTGAAATTAAAAGCGTCGAATCAGTTTAA
- a CDS encoding acyl-CoA dehydratase activase, which translates to MKAIDSFYLGVDIGSVSVKLVIVNSGKEVVKEYYQRHKGQPIQVLINLIEQVSSRIEVCRVKGLAITGVGSDLVASLMGGTSVNEIITHTIATGELYPQVNTIIEMGGEDSKLIILERDKGNGKAKLKDFEMNTQCAAGTGSFLDHQASRLGISIEDEFATLALKSKNPTRIAGRCSVFAKSDMIHLQQIGTPDYDILAGLCYALARCFKSNLGKGKNFEKPISFQGGVAANKAVVKAFEDIFDLNSNELIIPKHHFSMGAIGATLFLMDNPNLEKEFSLSLQPLEDYLEKKVELANGLEPLPYKEEDLRSKIFIKTIKEDNEKVDAYVGIDVGSLSTNVVVINRDKEVLARRYLKTAGRPLEAVCKGLGEIGREIGDKVRIRGAATTGSGRYLTAEYVGGDIIRNEITSQATAAIHIDPKVDTIFEIGGQDSKYVSIDNGKVVDFEMNKVCAAGTGSFLEEQADKLDMSIIDEFGDMALKSKNPCRFGDRCTVFMESDLVSYQQKGAKKNDLVAGLAYSIVLNYLNRVVEDRRIGNHIFFQGGVASNKGVVSAFEKVLGKKVTVPPHHDVTGAIGVAILAIESERGPTRFKGFDLGNRKYETSFIQCRDCENMCDVRKIKFEEERPLYYGTRCEKFEIDNKKAQENNLPDLYKERNEILFGSDDEEIEEKDEERVKIGIPRVLFFYELFPFWNRFLKELGFETVLSDYTNQQMINISVETETAETCFPIKIVHGHVLNLMEKGVDYIFLPSMINTKRMNPKLTQNYYCPLVQAAPFIVKSAIDFKNRKTKFLYPTFHYQNGKKSLTKEIVRFGRKLRKSKDEIIKALIKGEEAQEKFYQRIRQKGDEVLRSLKENDKAFVIISRPYNGCDPGMNIGLPRKLRNMRVLAIPMDFLSLEGIDISYKHPNMYWSHGQKILAAAEVIRKNQRLYAIYLSSFKCGPDSFISHFVKELMEDKPCLELELDEHSADAGVVTRCEAFLDSLENLDKEEKESHREDTARRIRKRSYNDRVIYLPHMADHAYCISAAMRACNIESEVLEESDSQTLELGKKYTSGKECFPFVVTTGDLIKKIRSPGFNPSRSAFFMPSADGPCRFGQYNVTQRLLLERLGYGDVLIISPDSKDSYTDFDGLDARFQRIAWKGVIAVDLLDRLTNEIRSYEVNKGESDRARLQGLRMIERCAERGGEDLLRVMREIKEMMEQIEVDRSQKKPVIGVVGEIYLRSNRFSNKDVVRMIEKFGGEAWVAPLSEWLFYTNLCYKEKSLNNKKYLDYLKAYIKDKIQKHDEHQLMEIFYDILRNNREPTTEELLGNSHSYLPSSVGGEAILSIGKAIDFIRKGISGMVNVMPFTCMPGMIVTAISKRLREDINFIPWINLSYDGQEDIQTQKRIEAFIYQAKQYNGISRFLN; encoded by the coding sequence ATGAAAGCTATTGATTCTTTTTATCTAGGGGTTGATATCGGTTCTGTCAGTGTAAAGCTTGTGATAGTGAATAGTGGAAAGGAAGTTGTAAAAGAGTATTATCAGAGGCATAAAGGCCAACCTATTCAGGTTTTGATAAATCTTATAGAGCAAGTATCATCAAGAATAGAAGTATGCAGAGTCAAAGGTCTTGCCATAACAGGGGTTGGGAGTGATCTTGTAGCATCCTTGATGGGAGGGACTTCTGTAAATGAGATCATTACCCATACAATTGCAACAGGCGAGTTGTATCCTCAAGTGAACACAATCATTGAGATGGGTGGGGAGGATTCCAAACTTATTATACTGGAAAGAGATAAGGGAAATGGAAAGGCAAAATTAAAAGATTTTGAAATGAATACCCAGTGCGCTGCAGGTACTGGTTCTTTTCTCGATCATCAGGCCAGTCGTTTAGGCATATCAATAGAAGATGAATTTGCAACTCTCGCCTTAAAATCAAAAAACCCAACAAGAATTGCAGGAAGATGCAGTGTTTTTGCTAAATCAGATATGATCCATTTGCAGCAGATAGGTACACCTGATTATGATATCTTAGCAGGTCTTTGCTATGCCCTGGCCAGATGTTTTAAAAGCAATTTAGGCAAGGGAAAAAACTTTGAGAAGCCTATTTCTTTTCAAGGCGGAGTTGCTGCAAACAAGGCTGTGGTGAAGGCCTTTGAAGATATCTTTGATTTAAATAGTAATGAATTGATTATTCCAAAACATCATTTTTCTATGGGTGCTATTGGTGCCACCCTATTTTTAATGGATAATCCAAATCTTGAAAAAGAGTTCAGTTTAAGTCTTCAACCTCTTGAAGACTATCTGGAGAAAAAGGTAGAGCTAGCAAATGGATTAGAACCGTTGCCTTATAAAGAGGAGGATTTGCGAAGTAAGATTTTTATAAAAACCATAAAAGAGGACAATGAGAAGGTTGATGCCTATGTCGGTATTGATGTAGGTTCTCTCAGTACCAATGTCGTAGTTATAAACAGAGATAAAGAGGTATTAGCAAGGAGATATTTAAAGACAGCTGGCAGGCCACTAGAGGCCGTTTGCAAGGGTCTTGGTGAGATTGGAAGAGAAATTGGAGATAAGGTAAGGATACGAGGAGCAGCTACAACTGGTTCCGGGAGATATTTAACTGCGGAGTATGTAGGTGGGGATATCATTAGAAATGAAATTACATCACAAGCCACTGCTGCTATTCACATTGATCCTAAGGTCGATACCATATTTGAAATTGGTGGACAAGACTCAAAATATGTAAGCATTGATAATGGCAAGGTTGTAGATTTTGAGATGAACAAGGTATGCGCTGCAGGAACAGGATCTTTTTTAGAGGAACAGGCTGACAAATTAGATATGAGTATAATAGATGAGTTTGGTGATATGGCTTTAAAATCAAAAAATCCTTGCAGGTTTGGAGATAGGTGTACTGTTTTTATGGAATCGGATCTCGTTTCCTATCAACAAAAGGGAGCGAAAAAAAATGACCTTGTAGCTGGTTTAGCATATTCTATTGTTCTTAATTATTTAAACAGGGTTGTTGAGGATAGGAGAATAGGGAATCATATCTTTTTTCAGGGAGGAGTGGCATCGAATAAAGGGGTAGTATCAGCCTTTGAGAAGGTTCTCGGCAAGAAGGTGACTGTTCCACCTCATCATGATGTCACAGGAGCGATTGGTGTTGCAATTCTTGCTATAGAATCTGAGAGAGGCCCAACCCGTTTTAAAGGCTTTGATCTCGGTAATAGAAAATATGAAACCAGCTTTATCCAGTGCAGGGATTGCGAGAATATGTGTGATGTGAGGAAGATAAAGTTTGAGGAAGAAAGGCCCCTCTACTATGGAACCCGATGCGAGAAGTTTGAGATCGATAACAAAAAGGCTCAGGAAAACAATTTACCCGATCTCTATAAGGAGAGAAATGAAATCCTCTTTGGCTCAGACGATGAAGAAATTGAGGAGAAGGATGAAGAGCGAGTAAAGATCGGGATTCCACGGGTGCTCTTCTTCTATGAATTATTTCCATTCTGGAACAGATTCTTAAAGGAGTTGGGATTTGAAACCGTTCTTTCCGATTACACCAATCAGCAGATGATTAATATCTCCGTGGAGACGGAGACAGCTGAGACCTGTTTTCCTATAAAGATTGTGCATGGCCATGTCTTGAATCTTATGGAGAAAGGGGTCGATTATATCTTTCTTCCCAGTATGATTAATACTAAGAGGATGAATCCGAAATTGACCCAGAACTATTATTGCCCTCTGGTTCAGGCTGCTCCCTTTATTGTAAAATCAGCCATAGATTTCAAGAATAGGAAAACGAAATTCCTCTATCCCACATTTCACTATCAAAACGGCAAGAAGAGTTTGACGAAGGAGATCGTTAGGTTTGGGAGGAAACTGCGCAAGTCAAAAGATGAGATTATAAAGGCACTTATTAAGGGAGAGGAGGCACAGGAGAAATTTTATCAAAGAATCAGACAGAAAGGGGATGAGGTATTGCGCTCCCTAAAGGAGAATGACAAGGCCTTTGTCATCATTAGCAGACCTTACAACGGATGCGATCCTGGTATGAATATCGGGCTTCCGAGAAAGCTGAGAAATATGAGGGTGCTGGCTATCCCCATGGATTTTCTCTCACTGGAGGGGATTGATATTTCTTATAAACATCCGAACATGTACTGGAGCCATGGACAGAAGATTCTTGCTGCTGCTGAGGTTATCAGAAAAAACCAGAGGCTCTATGCAATATATCTCTCTAGTTTTAAATGTGGTCCTGATTCTTTTATATCCCATTTTGTTAAGGAACTTATGGAAGATAAGCCATGTTTAGAACTGGAGCTAGATGAACACAGCGCTGATGCCGGTGTGGTTACCCGATGTGAGGCCTTCTTGGACAGCTTGGAGAATCTGGATAAAGAGGAGAAGGAGAGCCATAGGGAGGATACAGCAAGAAGAATAAGGAAGAGGTCTTACAACGATAGGGTGATATATCTCCCTCATATGGCGGACCACGCCTATTGCATTTCAGCAGCTATGCGGGCCTGCAATATCGAGTCAGAGGTATTGGAAGAGTCGGACTCCCAAACCCTAGAGTTAGGAAAGAAGTATACCTCTGGCAAGGAATGCTTTCCCTTTGTTGTCACGACAGGGGATCTGATAAAGAAGATCAGGAGCCCTGGGTTTAATCCCTCCCGGAGTGCCTTCTTTATGCCGAGCGCTGATGGTCCCTGCAGATTCGGTCAGTACAATGTCACGCAGAGGCTTTTACTTGAAAGATTGGGCTATGGGGATGTTTTAATTATCTCCCCCGATTCAAAAGATTCTTATACCGATTTTGACGGGCTCGATGCCCGATTTCAGCGAATAGCCTGGAAGGGAGTCATTGCCGTGGATCTTCTGGATAGATTGACGAACGAGATCAGATCCTACGAGGTCAACAAAGGGGAATCTGATAGGGCCAGATTGCAGGGGCTCAGGATGATTGAGAGATGCGCTGAAAGAGGCGGTGAAGATTTGTTAAGGGTTATGAGGGAAATAAAAGAGATGATGGAGCAGATCGAGGTCGATCGCTCCCAAAAGAAGCCGGTTATCGGGGTTGTGGGCGAGATATATCTGAGAAGCAATCGGTTCAGCAACAAGGATGTGGTAAGAATGATAGAGAAATTTGGCGGAGAAGCATGGGTGGCACCTCTCTCCGAATGGCTTTTTTACACCAACCTCTGTTACAAAGAGAAGAGTTTGAATAACAAAAAATATCTCGATTATCTCAAGGCCTATATCAAGGATAAGATTCAAAAGCATGATGAGCATCAGTTGATGGAAATCTTTTACGATATCTTGAGGAACAATAGGGAGCCGACCACCGAAGAGCTATTGGGTAACAGTCATTCCTATCTCCCCTCCTCTGTTGGTGGGGAAGCGATACTCAGTATCGGGAAAGCAATAGACTTTATCAGAAAGGGGATTTCAGGAATGGTTAATGTCATGCCTTTTACCTGTATGCCTGGAATGATTGTTACAGCTATATCTAAAAGATTAAGGGAAGACATTAACTTCATTCCATGGATCAATCTCTCCTATGATGGTCAAGAGGATATCCAGACTCAAAAAAGGATAGAGGCATTTATCTATCAGGCCAAGCAGTACAATGGGATAAGTAGGTTTTTAAATTAG
- a CDS encoding deaminase, with protein MIIGLTGKNAGGKGAVAEYLKTRSFYYFSLSDVIREEIEKRGKEITRELLIKVGNEMRTKYGASILAERILSKLEQDKNYIIDSIRHPKEIEVLRKNGNFKLLNIDASEEIRFQRIKKRGRENDPKTFEEFLIFEEKESFNQEEVKQQVVKCQEMADFTIINDGSLEELYEKVNGIIKGALMNFERPDWDEYFMSIAKVVASRSNCIKRKVAAIIVKDRRIISTGYNGTPRGTKNCNEGGCPRCNDLSSEGDKLEECLCSHAEENAITQAAYHGISLKDSTLYCTFSPCLICAKMIINAGIKEVVYDMDYSLNDASVRLFKEASVKIRQYKV; from the coding sequence ATGATAATTGGACTCACCGGAAAGAATGCTGGTGGTAAAGGAGCCGTAGCCGAATATTTGAAAACGAGAAGCTTCTATTATTTTTCTCTGTCAGATGTCATCAGGGAAGAAATAGAGAAAAGGGGTAAAGAGATAACAAGGGAGTTGCTCATCAAAGTAGGAAATGAGATGAGGACAAAATACGGGGCTTCTATTTTGGCAGAGAGAATATTATCGAAACTGGAACAAGATAAGAACTATATCATTGATTCCATCAGGCACCCCAAAGAGATAGAGGTTTTGAGAAAGAATGGTAATTTCAAATTATTGAATATCGATGCTTCAGAAGAGATAAGGTTTCAAAGGATAAAGAAAAGAGGGAGAGAAAATGATCCCAAGACCTTTGAGGAATTTTTAATATTTGAAGAAAAAGAATCATTTAATCAAGAAGAGGTGAAACAACAGGTTGTGAAATGTCAGGAGATGGCAGATTTTACTATTATAAATGATGGATCATTAGAAGAACTTTATGAAAAGGTTAACGGGATAATAAAGGGGGCATTGATGAACTTTGAAAGGCCAGACTGGGATGAGTATTTTATGAGTATAGCAAAGGTAGTCGCTTCGAGAAGCAATTGCATCAAAAGAAAAGTAGCAGCGATCATTGTAAAAGATAGAAGAATTATTTCAACAGGGTATAATGGTACTCCAAGAGGAACAAAGAATTGTAATGAGGGTGGTTGCCCGAGATGCAATGACCTCTCGTCAGAAGGGGACAAATTAGAAGAGTGTTTATGTTCCCATGCTGAAGAAAATGCAATAACCCAAGCTGCCTATCATGGCATAAGCCTCAAAGATTCAACCCTTTATTGTACATTTTCACCGTGTCTTATTTGTGCAAAGATGATTATCAATGCCGGTATAAAAGAGGTGGTCTATGATATGGACTATTCTTTAAATGATGCTTCTGTTAGACTTTTTAAGGAGGCTTCGGTAAAAATAAGACAGTATAAGGTTTGA